A stretch of DNA from Micromonospora peucetia:
GGCTAGCCGGACGAAGCCTTCCTCAAGCGTCACCTGCGGTGACCAGCACAATGCCTCTCGGGTCCGGCGTTGGTCGAACCAGTGCGCGGTGGACAACTGCTCGGCCAGAAAGCGGGTCATGGGCGGTTCTTCGGTGCGCCGAAGTGCCGACCATAGACACTCCACTGCGGCGCCGCCGGCCTTTGCTACGGCCACCGGCACCCGAAGCCTCGGTGGCGCCGTCTCGGCGGCGACGCAGATCCGGTCGATGAGTTCGTGCATCGTCCGTGGCTCGCCGTTGGTCACCACAAAGACCTGCCCGTGTACGCCCACCTCGGGCGCCCGGTCGAGCGCGGCGACGAGGGCGTCGGCGGCGTTACTGACGTACGTCGTGTCGATCAGGGCGGTTCCCTGGCCGACCAGTGCCAGCCGGCTGGCCCGGGCCCGCTCGACGATCCGGCCTACCAACTGAGTGTCACCCGGTCCCCAGACCAGATGCGGGCGGACCGCCACCACGGCGAAGTCGGGAGAGTCGGCGTCCAACGCGAGCAGCTCAGCCGAGGCCTTGCTGCGGGCGTAGTGGCCCCGGGCCCGGTCTGGGTCGGCTGCGCCGGCGCCGACGCCGACGAGGCCGGCGCCGTGGTGGGCGACCGACGGCGAGGACACGTGCACGAATCGCGTCACGCCGGCTGCCCGGGCGGCGGCGAGCAGGGTGGCCGTGCCGCCGATGTTGGTGTGCTCAAATTGTTGCCACGGGCCGGTCATGGACACCTTCGCGGCCAGGTGGACCACGGCATCGACCCCCTCAGCGGCCGCACGTACGGCTTCCGGATCGGTGATGTCGCCGCGCCGCTCGTCGACCCCGACCAGGCCGCTGGGCCGACGCTGCAGGACGCGGACCTCGTCGCCGCGCATCCGCAGAGCTGTGGCGACGGCGGCGCCGAGCATGCCGCTGGCACCGGTGACCAGGATCTTCACAGTCCGCTGACCCTCCCGCCGGCGAGCACTCGTTCCGCCCAGCGACGGAGCCGGGTACGGTCGATCTTCGAGTTGTGGCGGATGTCCGTGGGCAGGGAAGGGACCACCAACACGGCCGCGACCGGCGGCGCGGCTGCGGTACGCACCGCGTCGGCCAGCTCCCGGCTGGCCAGTCGGGCACGGCGGGCCCCGGGCAGGGTCTCGGCGATGACCACGACCTGCGCCACACCGGGCGGTCCCACACCGACCACCGCGGCCCGCGCGATTTGCGGCAACGACTCGACCTGCTGCTCGATCCCGACCGGGCTGAGCACGCCGTCGGACGTGACCAGGATGTGGGCCAGCCGGCCCTGCACCCACAGCCGCCCGTCGGGATCCAGGTAGCCGACGTCGCCGGTACGGTGCCAGCCGGGGTTGCGGGAACTGTCCCGTTCGGTCAGCCAGAGGGCGTCGTAGCGATCCTTCGCATGCCCGGCCCTCACCAAGATCTCGCCGGTCAGTCCAGGAGCGCAGCCGGGTTGCTCGGAAGGCGTGCCGGTCGGGTCCAGAGCGGCAATCGCCACCTGAACACCGGGCAACGGCCGGCCGACGCAGACACCGTCACCCGGCTCGGTGTCGACGATCTCGTCGAGGGTGATGTCGGTGACCGGGAGGACCTCGGTCATTCCGTACGGGGTATGCGGCTGCGCCTTGGGCATCAGCGCCCGCGTCTGCGTGAGCAGCACGGCGGGCACCGGTGCGCCCGCGCTAAGCAGCAACGTCACCCCCTCCAACGCGGTGCGCTGGCGATCGTCCAACGCGTCGCGGGTGTCGACCACGTTGCGTAGCGCAGCCGGTGATGCGAACACCGCCGAAGCGTCGACTGCGGCTGTCGCCTCGGCGAGAGCGGTGGCGGTCAACGTCCGTGGTGCGGTCACCCTCATGTCCGGGATCGCCGAAGGGGCACCGAGAGCCGGCCCGAAAAGTGCGAATGGCGCGAACGCCGCCACGATCCCGGCATCGGCGTTCACCCCGAGTTCGAACAGCGCGTCACGCATCGCGGCGAGTTGGCGATGGGTGTAGACCACACCCTTCGCCGGCCCGGTGGAGCCGGAGGTGAACAACACGGCCGCGTCGTCGTCCGGGTCTGGCATGGCCGGCAGTTCCCGGACACCGGCGCCGAGGCGGGCGAGCCTGCCCAGGGTAAGCGCGCCCAACACGGCGGCGCCGGGCCCGGCCCCGAAACGCCGCCCGGGCCAGCGCAGGGCCCGGGCGACAACGAGTCCGCGGCCGATGGCGACCAGGTACGAGGGGTCGGCGCTGCGCAGTGCCCGGTTCATGCCGGCCAGTCCCAGCCCTGGGTCGGCCACCACGATCACCGCACCGATGCGAAGGCACGCGTAGACGGCGGCGGTCAGGTCGGCGCCGGGCGGTACGAGTAGTGCCACCCGATCACCGCGACGCACTCCGGAGGCGGACAACCCGGCCCCGATCTCCCGAATCCGTTGCCACAGCAGTGACCAGCTGACCTGCCGGCCGTTGTTCGCCAGCTCGACCAGAGCGACGGAGCGGTCCTCGGCACGCTCTGCCAATGCCGCCCACAGCGGACGCCAAGGCGCTGCCGGTTCCGGCGTCGCAATCGGATCGGCGGGCCGGCGGTCCAGGTCAACCAGCCACTGCGCGACCGCACCGGCGACATCAGCGTCCTCGGCGAGCAGGTGACCCGCGCCTTCGAACCGGTGCAACTGCGCATGCGGCAGCCGGTTCCGCAGATCCCTCAGGTGCACCTCGCCGAAGACCGGGTCGCGCGGCCCCCACAGCAGCAGTGTCGGTGTCTCCGCCAGCGTGTGCAGACCCTGCGCGACCTCTTGCAGCGCCGGCCAACTCGGGTGGTCGGGACTGAGCGGGATGTCCGCGACGAAGCCGCCGATCGCCGCCCTTCGGTCCACCGTACGGTATGGAGCGGAATAACCCTCTCGGACAGGCTCCGGCAGCCACGGGTTCGCCAATGCGAGGGTGGCCTGCAGGAACGTCGGCGTCCGCACGGTCACCGCCGGCAGCACGCCGGGCAGCCGGGCCAGGCGGATCAGCGTGGGCGCTGGCGATCCACTCGGCTGGTGCACTGCAGTGTTGGTCAACACCACACCACGTAGCTGATCGCGGTGGCGCAGTGCCCAGCCCAGCGAGATGGACCCGCCCCAGTCATGCCCGACCGTGACCACCGGCCCGGTCAAGCCCAGCGCGTCGGTGACCGTGGTGAGGTCGTCGATCCGCTGCGCCAGCCCGCGTACCGTGCCGGTGCGCTCCGAGAACCCCATGTCCAGATGGTCGACGGCGACCACCCGCCACGGCGGTGCGTCAGCCCGCTCGAACCGGGCCAGCAGGTGCCGCCACAGGTACGACCAGGTGGGATTGCCGTGCACACACAGTAGCGTCCCGATGTGTCGAATCGGGCCTCCGGAGTCCGTCGCGGCGGTGTCCAAGACATGCCAGGTGCGCTGCACGCCCTGGCTGTCCACCGCAGTAACCCACCGGGACCAGGCGCTGTCCAGACCGGGCAGCCCGAGCGGCGGCAATGCGTTTCGATTGCTCACCACACGACCTCCAGGGCGCACGTGTTCAGGCCGGAGCCGACCCCCATGCACAACACCCGGTCACCGGAGTTGAGCGATTCGGCGTGGTGGGCCAGGGTCAACGGCAGCGACGCCGGGCCGACGTTTCCCAACAGCGGGAACGTCTCCGGGACCTTCCGAGTGTCAAGGCCGAGCCGGTTGACGACGCCGTGCGTGTGGGCCACCGAGACCTGATGCATCACGTAGAGGTCCATGTTCTGCCAGTCCCACGACCCGGCGTGCGCCCAGGTCGCCTCAGCGAGGTCCAGACCCGCGTCGAGTAGGCCCTTCGCGTCGGTACGCATCCGCGTGTTGTCCCCGACACACAGATCATGGTGTTGTGTCGCCGCCCTGCCCACACCGCCGACCAGTCGGTGACCCTGTTTGTGGGCGTCTGCGGTAGCCAGCACCATCGCGGCCGCGCCCGAACCGAGGGTCAACGTGGCGAACTGCTCCCGGACGTCGTCCAGGGTGGAGTCGAAGCTGCGTAGCCGCTCGATCGTCGCCTGTTGGGCCTCGCGGGAACTCTCTCCCGCCACGATCAACGCATATCGGATCTGTCCGGCGTCGATCATGTTGGCCGCAACCTGGATCCCGTTGACGAACCCGAGGCAGGCGTTGGCGATGTCGAAGTTCAATGCCGACGGCGGCAGTTCGAGGGAGTGGTGGATAGCTACCGCCGTCGATGGCTCCAGATGCGCTCGAGACACGGACGTGTTGATCAGCAGGCCGACGTCCCGCGCGTCGACACCCGCCTCCGACAGCGCCTTGGCCCCAGCCATCGCCGCCGCGTCGGCGAAGCCGAAGCCCTCCGGCCACCAACGCCGCTCCTGGATGCCGGCAATCCGCTGAAGCATCCCCCGGCGCAGCCTCAACCGTCGGAAGGTCTCACTCAGCTGCTCGTCGAACTGATCAGAAGTGACGATGACCGGCGCCTCCAGGGCCGCCACCGACAATATCGCTGTGTTCGTGTAGCGATACTCAGCGTTGCCATGCGTCATTCAGCCTCCATCCGTCGCCCACCCTGAGGGCTCGAAGCTATCCACTCGGTCTCCCACCCACCAATGGTCATTAGGCATCGCGGTGAACATCACTCACCTGCCCACGCCCCATCCAGCACACCTTCACCCCTTGGGGGCTCACTGTCGCAGCGAAGCTGACCGGGTGTCTGGTCGTTGAACAGGCATGTCGCTTCGCGTCCGCCAGCGAGCCCGGGAAGTTCAAAACCCCGGCTGCATGCCCACGGTCGCGGCAGCGGTGGCCGCGATCAGATCGCTCAATCATCGTCGTGCGGGGCGGCCACCGGTCGGCGAGCGCACCGGCTGGCAGACCGAGGATCAGCCACGGTGACCAGCTCGCCGCCGCTAGGATTTCCATCCAGCCCGGACCGGCATCCAGCTGCGTGGCCGCGAACAGCGACAGCAGCGTCGCCGTGGTCGCGGTACCGAACAGGCTGACGGCTTCACCGAACCAGAAGACTCGGAAGGCGCGAGGGAGACGGGGGACGCCCGTCTCCCTCGATTCAAATTCTGGCCCACCACTATCAGCTCGCTCAGGCCGCGGCGCGGTCGGTGAGTGGGCGGCGACGTAGTGCGGTGTCGGTCAGTGAACGCGGGGGCAAGGGAGCGTTGGGGTTGTACAGGTTGGTCCCGGGCGGCACGATCTCGTCGATTCGGTCGAGGGTCGCATCGTCCAGGGTTAGCGCGGCGCCCTTGAGGAGATCCTCCAGCTGCGGCATGGTCCGCGGTCCGATGATCGCCGAGGTGACGGCCGGGTGGGCCACGGTGAACGCAATGGCGAGCTGCGGAAGGGTGCAGCCGATGTCTTCCGCGAGTTCGACGAGCTGCTCGACGACGTCGAGCTTGGCGGCGTTTTCCGCGATCGTGGGATCGAATCGTTCCGGCCGGATTGTGGGACGGCCGGTTGACAGGTCGATGGGCTGGTTCTTGCGGTACTTGCCGGTGAGGAACCCGAAAGCCAGTGGGCTCCAGACCAGCACACCCATGCCGTAGCGCTGGCAGACGGGCAGGACCGCGGCCTCGATCCCGCGGGCCAGGATCGAATACGGCGGCTGCTCGGTGCGGAAGCGTCCGAGGCCACGACGCTCGGAGACCTGATGCGCCTCGACGATCTCCTCAGCCGGGAACGTCGAGCAGCCGAAAGCGCGGATCTTCCCCTCGCGCACGAGGTCGCTGAGCACCGAGAGCGTCTCCTCGATGTCGGTCGAGTCATCGGGGCGGTGGACCTGGTAGAGGTCGATCCAGTCGGTGTTCAGGCGCCTGAGGCTGTCCTCAACCGCCTTGAGGATCCAACGCCGCGAGTTTCCACTGCGATTACGGCCCTCGCCCATCTGAAAGTGCACCTTGGTGGCCAATACAACGTCGTCACGGCGCCCCCGCAGCGCCTTGCCCACGATCTCCTCGGACTCTCCCTGTCCGTACATGTCGGCGGTGTCAACGAAATTGATCCCCTGGTCGTGGGCGGCGTGGATGATGCGGACGCAATCGTCGTGGTCGGAGTTGCAGCCATCCTGGAACATCATGGTCCCGAGGCAGTAGGCACTGACTTCGATACCGGTACCGCCGAGGGCGCGATAGCGCATGGTGATGATTCCCTTACTGGTTCAGCCGTGATTGCAGAGCGACAGAAGCGTCGATCGCAGGGGAACCCTAGGATCTAGAGTCAGCTCTAGGTCAAGCCGCTAACCTGCACGGTATGGCTGAGGTCACCACAAGTCTGAGCATCGGGCAGGTCGCCGAACGCACCGGCTTGAGCGTCCACGCGCTGCGCTTCTACGAGCACGAGGGCCTCTTCGTCAACCCTGTGCGGCGCGGACCTGGCGGGCGCCGCGTCTACAGCCAGGATGACGTGGACTGGCTCACCGTCTGCATCATCTTGCGCGCCTCCGGCATGCCCCTGCCCGCGCTACGCCGATACGCCGACCTCGTCCGGCAAGGAGCCGGAAACGAGGAAGAACGACTCACGCTTATGCGCGAGCACCAAGCTCACGTCACCGCCCAGATCGGCAAGCTCGCCGAGTGCCTGGACCTGATCAGGTTCAAGGTCGGGGTGTATGAGGACCTCCTCGACCCAGACAGCGCCGGCGACCACCAATGTCACGCTCCGATCCCTTCGGCACCAGCGCAGGCGACCGAGATCCGCATCGGCTACGCGCGAGTGTCGGGCTCCTGAACACGGCGCCGTGCGGCTGACGCCACCAGTGCCGACGTCATCCTGCTGATGCGCGCCCAACTACGTCACCAGCTACGTGCCGGACGCCTCGCCCGACCTGTGGCAGCGATACCTTGCCATCATCTTCGACGGCCTACGCCCACCCGCTGCCCCACCCGCCGTCAGTCGCTCCTTGACGCCCCACCACAGAGCCGGACCGCCACTACCTGCTGACGCCTCTGGCGGCTGCTCGGCGCTCACAAGGGAACGGAAACCTCGGCCGCAACTGATTGAGCACATCGACAGGCACCGTCATGGACATGTCCACGACGCAACATCGCCGACGAACCCACCAACCGATCAGCTGACCCAAGATAAACGGTGAGGTGATGAGCTGGGAGCCGCAGTTCCCGGCCGCGTTCACCGCGGCGTCCGGCGGCGAGGCCCGGCTGGCCGACCTGCACGTCACGATCGCGGCCGCGCTGACCGCGCACGCCCTCAATGTCGGCTACAGCCCGGTGGTGTCCAGGGCGCCGGCGCTGACGAGGTCCCGGATCGGCCACGTCGACCAGAACTACCTGCGGGCCGAGACGTATGCGGCGGCGAACGCCCCGCTGATCGTGGCGCAGTCAGGTATCGAGCTGGCCCAGGCGTGGGGCGGCGGCCTGGTCGCCGCGGTGGACGGCATCCGGTTCGTGGTGCCGGTCCGCACGATCAACGCCCGGCCGAACCCGAAATACTTCGGGCGCCGGCGCGGTACGACCTGGCCTGCTGCGCCTGCTCGGCTTCGACTACCGGCCCCAACTGGCCGACCTGCCCGACACCAAGCTGTGGCGCATCGACCAGACGACCGACTACGGGCCATTGAACGCGACCGCGCGGGGCCGCATCGACCTCGGCCGGGTACGCCGGCACTGGCCGGACATCCTGCGGCTGGTCGGCTCCATCCACACCGGCGCGGTCAGCGCCTACGACGCGATGCGGATGCCGCAGCACGGCGGGCAGCCCACCCAGCTCGGCGACGCACTGGCCCACTTCGGCAGGATCTTCAAGACGCTGCACGTGCTCGCCTACGTCGACACGGCCGACTACCGCCGCGACATCAAGAGCATCCGCAACCTGCAGGAGAGCCAGCACAGCCTCGCCCGGCATGTCTTCCACAGCCGCAAAGGGCAGTTACAGCGCGCCTACACCGAGGGCATGGAAGACCAGTCGGCGCGCTCGGCCTGGTCCTCAACTGCATCACCCTGTGGAACACCGTCTATCTGGACGCCGCCCTGACCCGGCTACGCGCCGACGGCTACCCGGTGCTGGACACCGACGTGAAGCGACTCTCGCCGTACATCAGCGCCCACATCAACGTCCACAGCCATTACTCGTTCCACCTGCCCGACCTCGGCGACCAACGCCGACGCCCGCTGCGAGACCCCGAAGCCAACGACGACTAGCGACCAGCCTGTTCCGGGGGCACAAAGGAACCGGATAACGGACCGTTATCGGGTTTGAACGTGGCGTGGGTTCAAGCAGGGGCTTGTTGGAGCGGGGTAGATGTGCCGCCCGCCGCTCGGTTCTCTAATCACGGAGGCCGATTCTAGGAGCGCTGCCGAGGGTCTGCCCTTGACCTCTACCAAAGTTTAGGTTTCAGAATGATCTCGTTCTCATCGAGCGAGGGGCGTGATCGGTCATGCGAGTTGTGCAAGTGGCGGAGTTCGGCGGTCCGGAGGTTCTTCGGATCGCGATCGTGCCCGAGGTGGCCCCGGCACCCGGCCAGGTCGTCGTCGACGTCGAGGCCGCCGGGGTGCTGTCGATCGACACCGTGATCCGCAGCGGGCAGGGCGGTGAGATCTTCCAGGTGCAGCCACCGTACGTGCCCGGGGTCGGCGCGGCCGGGCAGGTCAGCGCGGTGGGCGAGGGCATCGACCGGGAGTGGGTCGGGCGGCGGGTTCTCGCCGATGTCGAAAACGGCGCGTACGCCGAGCGGGTCACCACCGAGCTGGAGAACCTCATCCCGATCCCGGACGGCTTGGAGACGCGGGACGCGGTGGCGTTGCTGCACGACGGCGCCGGGGCGCTGTCCGTCTTCGACCGAGTCGACGTTCAGCCCGGCGCGACCGTGCTGGTGCAACCGGCCGCCGGTGGCCTCGGTAGCGGGCTGGTGCAGCTCGCCAGCGCCGCCGGAGCCCGTGTCATCGGCGCCGCCCGCGGCTCCCACAAACTCAAGGTCGTCGAGGAACTCGGCGCCGACCTGGTGGTCGACTACACCATGCCCGACTGGATCGATCAGATCGGCAGCGTGAACGTGGTATTCGACGGCGTCGGCGGTGACCTCGGTCGGACCGTGTTCGCAAGGGTGGCACGCGGCGGCACGTACTCCAATTACGGATTCGCCGGCGGCGGATTCACCGAGATCGACCGAGACCAGGCGGCGCGG
This window harbors:
- a CDS encoding zinc-binding dehydrogenase is translated as MRVVQVAEFGGPEVLRIAIVPEVAPAPGQVVVDVEAAGVLSIDTVIRSGQGGEIFQVQPPYVPGVGAAGQVSAVGEGIDREWVGRRVLADVENGAYAERVTTELENLIPIPDGLETRDAVALLHDGAGALSVFDRVDVQPGATVLVQPAAGGLGSGLVQLASAAGARVIGAARGSHKLKVVEELGADLVVDYTMPDWIDQIGSVNVVFDGVGGDLGRTVFARVARGGTYSNYGFAGGGFTEIDRDQAARRGVTVIGMEQLVEGQPHRQKWARRVLEEAAAGRIRPVIGQTYPLERAADAHTALENRDTIGKTLLLVRPGGS
- a CDS encoding 3-oxoacyl-ACP synthase III — encoded protein: MTHGNAEYRYTNTAILSVAALEAPVIVTSDQFDEQLSETFRRLRLRRGMLQRIAGIQERRWWPEGFGFADAAAMAGAKALSEAGVDARDVGLLINTSVSRAHLEPSTAVAIHHSLELPPSALNFDIANACLGFVNGIQVAANMIDAGQIRYALIVAGESSREAQQATIERLRSFDSTLDDVREQFATLTLGSGAAAMVLATADAHKQGHRLVGGVGRAATQHHDLCVGDNTRMRTDAKGLLDAGLDLAEATWAHAGSWDWQNMDLYVMHQVSVAHTHGVVNRLGLDTRKVPETFPLLGNVGPASLPLTLAHHAESLNSGDRVLCMGVGSGLNTCALEVVW
- a CDS encoding NAD-dependent epimerase/dehydratase family protein; protein product: MKILVTGASGMLGAAVATALRMRGDEVRVLQRRPSGLVGVDERRGDITDPEAVRAAAEGVDAVVHLAAKVSMTGPWQQFEHTNIGGTATLLAAARAAGVTRFVHVSSPSVAHHGAGLVGVGAGAADPDRARGHYARSKASAELLALDADSPDFAVVAVRPHLVWGPGDTQLVGRIVERARASRLALVGQGTALIDTTYVSNAADALVAALDRAPEVGVHGQVFVVTNGEPRTMHELIDRICVAAETAPPRLRVPVAVAKAGGAAVECLWSALRRTEEPPMTRFLAEQLSTAHWFDQRRTREALCWSPQVTLEEGFVRLALAYRQGPRPRGRRGAGTSSPS
- a CDS encoding MerR family transcriptional regulator; translated protein: MAEVTTSLSIGQVAERTGLSVHALRFYEHEGLFVNPVRRGPGGRRVYSQDDVDWLTVCIILRASGMPLPALRRYADLVRQGAGNEEERLTLMREHQAHVTAQIGKLAECLDLIRFKVGVYEDLLDPDSAGDHQCHAPIPSAPAQATEIRIGYARVSGS
- a CDS encoding alpha/beta fold hydrolase, whose product is MSNRNALPPLGLPGLDSAWSRWVTAVDSQGVQRTWHVLDTAATDSGGPIRHIGTLLCVHGNPTWSYLWRHLLARFERADAPPWRVVAVDHLDMGFSERTGTVRGLAQRIDDLTTVTDALGLTGPVVTVGHDWGGSISLGWALRHRDQLRGVVLTNTAVHQPSGSPAPTLIRLARLPGVLPAVTVRTPTFLQATLALANPWLPEPVREGYSAPYRTVDRRAAIGGFVADIPLSPDHPSWPALQEVAQGLHTLAETPTLLLWGPRDPVFGEVHLRDLRNRLPHAQLHRFEGAGHLLAEDADVAGAVAQWLVDLDRRPADPIATPEPAAPWRPLWAALAERAEDRSVALVELANNGRQVSWSLLWQRIREIGAGLSASGVRRGDRVALLVPPGADLTAAVYACLRIGAVIVVADPGLGLAGMNRALRSADPSYLVAIGRGLVVARALRWPGRRFGAGPGAAVLGALTLGRLARLGAGVRELPAMPDPDDDAAVLFTSGSTGPAKGVVYTHRQLAAMRDALFELGVNADAGIVAAFAPFALFGPALGAPSAIPDMRVTAPRTLTATALAEATAAVDASAVFASPAALRNVVDTRDALDDRQRTALEGVTLLLSAGAPVPAVLLTQTRALMPKAQPHTPYGMTEVLPVTDITLDEIVDTEPGDGVCVGRPLPGVQVAIAALDPTGTPSEQPGCAPGLTGEILVRAGHAKDRYDALWLTERDSSRNPGWHRTGDVGYLDPDGRLWVQGRLAHILVTSDGVLSPVGIEQQVESLPQIARAAVVGVGPPGVAQVVVIAETLPGARRARLASRELADAVRTAAAPPVAAVLVVPSLPTDIRHNSKIDRTRLRRWAERVLAGGRVSGL
- a CDS encoding aldo/keto reductase; its protein translation is MRYRALGGTGIEVSAYCLGTMMFQDGCNSDHDDCVRIIHAAHDQGINFVDTADMYGQGESEEIVGKALRGRRDDVVLATKVHFQMGEGRNRSGNSRRWILKAVEDSLRRLNTDWIDLYQVHRPDDSTDIEETLSVLSDLVREGKIRAFGCSTFPAEEIVEAHQVSERRGLGRFRTEQPPYSILARGIEAAVLPVCQRYGMGVLVWSPLAFGFLTGKYRKNQPIDLSTGRPTIRPERFDPTIAENAAKLDVVEQLVELAEDIGCTLPQLAIAFTVAHPAVTSAIIGPRTMPQLEDLLKGAALTLDDATLDRIDEIVPPGTNLYNPNAPLPPRSLTDTALRRRPLTDRAAA